CACAGTACCCCCAAATTTCAAGAATTTGAATAAGATACCATTTTGGACTTTGACGATGGCGTCCCAGAAGAAGCCGAATACGGATCCAGAAGACTTGGCGGCAGGCTTCTCGAACTGCCGGGGTGGTACCTgaaccggcggcggcggcggaggaggagaagcCTTCGCCGGCAAAGGAGCCTCCTTTTCAGGGGTGCTGGCACTAAGGCTCGGCGTAGGGCTCGCAATGGGGGATCTTGGGCCCTCGGATGGCGTCGGGTTCGGAGGCGGGGTGATGAAGACGGTGTAGCTCCCGGCCTTCCCAATCACCGGCGGCGGTGTCGTCTCTGCGGCCATGACTGCGGACGAAGACCAGCAAGTAGAGATCAAAGGCACGGGAGAAGCGAGGGTTTACAGTTTGGGCTCAGTAGAGTGGGGAGGAGAGGGTGTGAGAAGTGGCTCGTGTGAAAGCTAGGCTGCAAGATTCGCCATTAGAGAAGGAAGAAAGTGGTGCGAGCTTTTTGCCGACGCTgagtctctctctccctctctaaaAGCGCAAGCGGAAGAATTCGTGCCTTTTTATCCAACATTATTATTTGTTCTCGTAATCCATCGGTCTTTTTTCGTCTAAATAACGAAAATGCCACTGAGTGCGGTGCTCTGTGGTAAATTCGGGGTTTCACACCGAGGGATATTGATTCGGATCGCTTGCCTCAGTCCAGCCATGGGACACCTTCCCTCATCGCTAAGGTTCCTCGCATCACCTCGGGACCGTGGAGCCCACCGCTCTTTGGCGACGGAACAACTCGTGCACCCTGGCTGAACAAGACAGGAAGATGAAGATCCGACCTGGCGTTTACGAGAATGCATTGGTATACAACTACGGAGTAACTCACGAATAGGACACGAAGGAGGCGTTATGCCTTGTCGATAACATAAACTTGAGACAAGAAGATGCacagatcatatatatatatatataacatgacaTGGACGTGCAAAGAGACAGAGTTCAACCACGAGGCCCAGTTCCCCAAGAATCACTGATCTAAAGCACGATTTTTTATGCATTGGCTCTCTCTCTGAGGCACGGCACGCATGCTATCCCCTTTCACTTGGATAAAACTAGTGTGGGTAGATCTGACGAGCGATGACTACTGTTTGCAGACAGCAAGAGGCCGCCTCGGTTTGTATTGGGTCCACCGGAGGAGCGGTGGTGGTGGGCGGCACACAACCCGACGACGACTAAGACGGAGGGGGCGCCCACAGCCACGTGACGAAGCCATAGTCACGTGTCAAGCGCTAACAgagggactaattatatattatctccgtcctattaatattatatatttttatattttaaaaaaatattaaaattttataatattaaaataaaataaataattttagtattgacaaaaaaaaaacatatgataccacatattgaatcaacataaaataataagtaaaaaatataattttaatatttttttatttattatttttttatcgattAAATCGTTAGAAATAgaatgaatattaaaattatcttgttGTCTGTCATTTTCATATTGGTCTAACACGTTACGTTacgtattatattttttaatattataataaatataattatttattttatttttaaaagtatagagatcctaatataaattttttatttatagagaTTGCGATGCTAAATCTAAATATaaaaagtaatatataattagctccttatgtAACAACTATATTCACTTgtagattttaaaatttatttaatataatcttAAACCAAAATTCCTATAACAACTCAGTTCATAAGCATTTACTACCATCCATATCATCtggaatattaatatttttatcttttatcttaatatttatATTGATAAGACTAACGATGttatgataaatatatttaaaatattttatttttataattatatggatgtcaatataatttctTAACATGTTATGATCGTAAAACTAAAGGTAACTCACTACAGGGAAATATATAATTAGCATAACTTAAGGCAACTCTATTCActtcctaattttaatttttatttaatataattttaaataaaaaatcctGCAACACTCAGTTCACATCCCAATACAACTTGTACTGCTCTAAGAGGCAGTTAACGAAGAGGAAAGAAAGGTAAGAAAAATATGATCAGCTATGTGTAATGCTCACTATATAAAATCACATGTCTTATATAGAATCCTAATTTTTCAGATtgttaaatttataataatttaataaaattatttttgtttATCTTTCATCCTTGCCTAGTAATATAAAACCATATGAATGGtagaatcaaagaaaaaaaaagcattcTTATATACTTAATAAACTAGTTACGATATATTAAAGTTAAAAAAAATCTTCAAAGTCAATCGATTCGATCGAGCTAGCCAAATCTCATACCCAATTAGGTCGACTCGAGCAAGTTGAGCTCATGTCtctcttaaataaaaaaataaaaaggtttttttttagctccttttgatgaatctatttatataacattaaatattctattaaaaaaataaaaaaaatattgaaagcAACCAACATTATCAAATTAAcaca
This genomic stretch from Musa acuminata AAA Group cultivar baxijiao chromosome BXJ3-9, Cavendish_Baxijiao_AAA, whole genome shotgun sequence harbors:
- the LOC135583420 gene encoding anther-specific proline-rich protein APG-like isoform X2, with protein sequence MAAETTPPPVIGKAGSYTVFITPPPNPTPSEGPRSPIASPTPSLSASTPEKEAPLPAKASPPPPPPPVQVPPRQFEKPAAKSSGSVFGFFWDAIVKVQNAHSSLDEYLADWFGLNQSRYQWALNDYYESSEKEKESGKVSKPKEVSSKVQAV
- the LOC135583420 gene encoding early nodulin-20-like isoform X1 codes for the protein MAAETTPPPVIGKAGSYTVFITPPPNPTPSEGPRSPIASPTPSLSASTPEKEAPLPAKASPPPPPPPVQVPPRQFEKPAAKSSGSVFGFFWDAIVKVQNAHSSLDEYLADWFGLNQSRYQWALNDYYESSEKVTVLFALVVKFRNVLLVGDGLKEKESGKVSKPKEVSSKVQAV